A part of Streptomyces sp. DSM 40750 genomic DNA contains:
- a CDS encoding alpha-N-acetylglucosaminidase — protein MNSPSRRTVLGSAGVIGLGTVLEWSVPAHAAESPGGGPAFDTAPARSALNRLLPGHAEQFRLSLLDRSGTVDRFRVTGTTGRIHVQATTPATLLMGVHWYLKYVCGAHLAWNGSQLDLPSRLPAPARPLERSTALPHRFALNDTNDGYTAPYADWSYWEHQIDLLAAHGCNEVLVIAGMEAVYHRLLKDFGYSDEESRAWLPAPSHQPWWLLQNLSGYGGPLSPELIARRAALGRRITDRVRELGMSPVLPGYYGHVPKEFVERNGGDAHVVPQGVWHGFERPDWLDPRTDSFARVAASFYGHAEDVFGEASHFKMDLLHEGGTAGDVPVPDAAQGVEKALQQAHPGATWVILGWQENPLPELLDAIDRSKMLIVDGVSDRYASVTDRERDWGGTPYCFGTIPNFGGRTTIGARAHLWNDKFFAWRDKADSALVGTAFMPEATDRDPAAFELFSELAWTPRKIDRAAWFSSYADFRYGGRDDSARKAWRALHDTAYQQQAVERSDPHDSLFCARPDLAANRAAEYAPGALTYDPGRFDAALAGLLGVTGGLRGNAAYKYDVVDVARQALAHRSRQYLPQLRAAYRRKDLETFRALSTLWLRLMRLSDEVTGASAAFLLGPWVNDARLLATNGAERAEFERTAKVLITVWGGRATSDTGNLHEYGNREWNGLMADFYVPRWQKWLDTLEDALATGTAPAAVDWFAFEEPWTRERKDYPLRPVGDAYASAVRVRDVLARAPYQGTLTVTAEPPVLPPGGSGRVSAEFRNVNGLRATGRVDFALTGFDGTAEPEGATSLASVPAAGSGTVRWRANAPGTPLDRPLRPLPYTIDVQYGPRGEERVNSRFDGTLFEAAPLDSGWSTYTNNGAVFGQLEDRFAIDGAGADLWRGTTEFGTVHRPGELRNGTSVTLRVDSQAATGNWARAGIVVRNSLGTAGSPGFLNLAVTPANGVVLSYDGTGDGTLDTYRRITGIKAPVTLRLTRTGTGSYTGECSTDEGGSWLAVATVTVPGAASGGQDVGMFMSATNGGSGARGTVEFSGWVLA, from the coding sequence ATGAACAGTCCGTCACGACGCACGGTGCTGGGCTCGGCCGGTGTCATCGGCCTCGGCACCGTCCTGGAGTGGTCGGTACCGGCCCACGCCGCAGAGAGCCCCGGCGGGGGCCCCGCCTTCGATACGGCTCCCGCGCGCTCCGCGCTCAATCGGCTGCTGCCCGGCCACGCCGAGCAGTTCCGGCTCAGTCTCCTCGACCGGAGCGGAACCGTCGACCGATTCCGTGTCACCGGCACCACCGGACGCATCCACGTCCAGGCCACGACACCGGCCACCCTGCTCATGGGCGTCCACTGGTACCTCAAGTACGTCTGCGGTGCCCACCTCGCCTGGAACGGCAGCCAGCTGGACCTCCCGAGCCGCCTCCCCGCCCCCGCCCGTCCCCTGGAGAGATCCACGGCTCTCCCCCACCGCTTCGCCCTCAACGACACCAACGACGGCTACACCGCCCCGTACGCGGACTGGTCGTACTGGGAACACCAGATCGACCTCCTGGCAGCGCACGGCTGCAACGAGGTCCTGGTCATCGCGGGTATGGAGGCCGTGTACCACCGGCTGCTGAAGGACTTCGGCTACTCCGACGAGGAGTCCCGCGCCTGGCTCCCCGCCCCCTCGCACCAGCCCTGGTGGCTGCTCCAGAACCTCTCCGGCTACGGCGGCCCCCTCTCCCCCGAACTGATCGCCCGCCGGGCCGCACTGGGCCGCCGGATCACCGACCGCGTGCGCGAACTGGGCATGTCACCCGTCCTGCCCGGCTACTACGGCCATGTCCCCAAGGAGTTCGTGGAGCGCAACGGCGGTGACGCGCACGTCGTCCCGCAGGGCGTCTGGCACGGCTTCGAACGCCCCGACTGGCTCGATCCACGCACCGACTCCTTCGCCCGGGTCGCCGCCTCCTTCTACGGCCACGCGGAGGACGTGTTCGGCGAGGCGTCCCACTTCAAGATGGACCTCCTCCACGAGGGCGGCACGGCGGGGGACGTACCGGTGCCGGACGCGGCCCAGGGCGTGGAGAAGGCCCTCCAGCAGGCCCACCCCGGCGCCACCTGGGTGATTCTCGGCTGGCAGGAGAACCCTCTCCCCGAACTCCTGGACGCCATCGACAGGTCGAAGATGCTGATCGTCGACGGTGTCTCCGACCGCTACGCCAGTGTCACCGACCGCGAACGCGACTGGGGCGGCACCCCGTACTGCTTCGGTACGATCCCCAACTTCGGCGGACGTACGACGATCGGGGCCCGCGCGCACCTCTGGAACGACAAGTTCTTCGCGTGGCGGGACAAGGCGGACAGCGCGCTGGTCGGTACGGCGTTCATGCCGGAGGCCACCGACCGCGACCCGGCGGCCTTCGAGCTCTTCTCCGAACTGGCCTGGACCCCGAGGAAGATCGACCGGGCGGCGTGGTTCTCCTCGTACGCCGATTTCCGGTACGGCGGCCGCGACGACTCGGCCCGCAAGGCCTGGCGGGCGCTGCACGACACCGCCTACCAACAGCAGGCCGTCGAACGCAGCGACCCGCACGACTCCCTCTTCTGTGCCCGCCCCGACCTCGCCGCGAACCGGGCCGCCGAGTACGCGCCGGGGGCACTGACGTACGACCCGGGCCGCTTCGACGCGGCCCTCGCCGGGCTGCTGGGCGTGACGGGCGGACTGCGCGGCAACGCGGCGTACAAGTACGACGTGGTGGACGTGGCGAGGCAGGCGCTGGCGCACCGCAGCCGCCAGTACCTGCCGCAGCTGCGAGCGGCCTACCGGCGCAAGGACTTGGAGACGTTCCGCGCCCTCTCCACCCTCTGGCTGCGGCTGATGCGGCTGTCCGACGAGGTCACGGGCGCGTCCGCGGCCTTCCTGCTGGGCCCCTGGGTGAACGACGCGCGACTGCTGGCGACGAACGGCGCCGAGCGGGCGGAGTTCGAACGCACGGCGAAGGTCCTGATCACGGTGTGGGGCGGGCGCGCGACCTCCGACACCGGCAACCTGCACGAGTACGGCAACCGGGAGTGGAACGGCCTCATGGCCGACTTCTACGTCCCGCGCTGGCAGAAGTGGCTGGACACCCTGGAGGACGCGCTCGCCACGGGGACCGCTCCGGCGGCCGTGGACTGGTTCGCGTTCGAGGAGCCGTGGACGCGGGAACGGAAGGACTATCCGCTGCGGCCGGTGGGGGACGCGTACGCGTCGGCGGTGCGGGTGCGTGACGTGCTGGCGCGGGCGCCGTACCAGGGAACACTGACCGTCACCGCCGAGCCACCGGTCCTCCCGCCGGGTGGGAGCGGGCGGGTTTCGGCCGAGTTCCGCAACGTCAACGGCCTGCGGGCCACCGGTCGTGTGGACTTCGCCCTCACCGGGTTCGACGGTACGGCCGAGCCCGAGGGGGCGACCTCGCTGGCGAGCGTTCCGGCGGCCGGCTCGGGCACGGTCCGCTGGCGCGCGAACGCCCCGGGTACACCGCTCGACCGCCCGCTGCGGCCCCTCCCCTACACGATCGACGTCCAGTACGGGCCGCGCGGCGAGGAGCGGGTGAACAGCCGCTTCGACGGAACGCTCTTCGAGGCGGCGCCGCTGGATTCGGGATGGAGTACCTACACCAACAACGGGGCCGTCTTCGGACAGCTGGAGGACCGTTTCGCCATCGATGGCGCGGGGGCGGACCTCTGGCGGGGCACGACGGAGTTCGGCACGGTCCACCGGCCGGGTGAGCTGCGCAACGGCACGTCCGTCACCCTCCGGGTCGACTCCCAGGCGGCGACGGGGAACTGGGCGCGGGCGGGGATCGTGGTGCGCAACAGCCTCGGTACGGCCGGGTCGCCGGGATTCCTGAACCTGGCGGTCACTCCGGCGAACGGGGTGGTCCTGTCGTACGACGGCACGGGGGACGGGACGCTCGACACGTATCGGCGGATCACGGGGATCAAGGCGCCGGTGACGCTGCGGCTGACGCGGACGGGGACGGGCTCGTACACGGGCGAGTGCTCCACCGATGAGGGCGGGAGCTGGCTTGCCGTGGCCACGGTGACCGTGCCGGGGGCCGCGAGTGGGGGCCAGGACGTGGGGATGTTCATGAGCGCGACGAACGGAGGGAGCGGGGCGCGGGGGACGGTCGAGTTCAGCGGCTGGGTGCTTGCCTAG